A genomic stretch from Coffea arabica cultivar ET-39 chromosome 10c, Coffea Arabica ET-39 HiFi, whole genome shotgun sequence includes:
- the LOC113715182 gene encoding uncharacterized protein, with protein MWGFGGRYYWGRKERGRHVEGIVVVFAWMSSQERHLKNYVDLYSSLGWNSLICHSQFLNMFFPDKAVSLALQIVGELVKELKIRPCPVVFASFSGGPKACMYKVLQIIASKSEEQLNMDEHQLVRDCVSGFIFDSSPVDFTSDLGTRFVLHPTVLRMSHPPVLAAWVAKGIASSLDALFLSRFESQRAEYWQTLYATVSMGAPYLILSSEDDDLAPYPIICNFAQRLQELRGDVKLVKWKSSPHVGHYRHYLSEYKAAVTELLAKAAVSYSKQIRQLEGEKMGLEGTNDDISEPFCNLRKAAASSQQSFQRIALELNDHFFVPSSAEYHEGRDVGSVQDERKERYIPLSSPPSMNAHGVLGQFLFDVCVPKNVDNWDVKLSPSTSWVSFTSARRHSPFNPMKCIRRSRL; from the exons ATGTGGGGATTTGGAGGGAGATACTATTGgggaagaaaggaaagagggcGACACGTGGAAGGAATAGTTGTGGTATTTGCATGGATGTCAAGTCAGGAGAGGCACTTGAAGAACTATGTTGATCTCTACTCTTCCCTTGGCTGGAATTCTCTTATTTGTCATTCTCAATTCCTCAATAT GTTCTTTCCTGATAAGGCAGTTTCATTGGCACTACAGATTGTTGGTGAACTTGTCAAG GAGCTTAAAATAAGACCATGCCCAGTTGTCTTTGCATCTTTTTCTGGTGGTCCAAAAGCCTGTATGTACAAGGTTCTTCAG ATTATTGCGAGCAAGTCTGAGGAACAATTGAATATg GATGAGCACCAACTGGTTAGAGATTGTGTTTCTGGGTTCATTTTTGACTCTAGCCCAGTTGATTTCACTAGTGACTTGGGTACGAGATTTGTTCTTCATCCAACTGTTCTCAGAATGTCCCATCCTCCAGTCCTGGCTGCTTGGGTTGCAAAAGGAATTGCTTCCAGCCTGGATGCCCTCTTCCTTAGCAGATTTGAATCACAACGTGCCGAGTATTGGCAGACGCTGTATGCCACTGTA AGCATGGGTGCTCCATATCTCATTTTATCCtcagaagatgatgatcttgctCCTTATCCAATTATTTGCAATTTTGCTCAACGGCTACAAGAACTTAGGGGTGATGTCAAGTTGGTCAAATGGAAAAGCTCCCCTCATGTCG GTCATTATCGCCATTATTTATCAGAATACAAGGCTGCAGTGACTGAGCTACTTGCCAAAGCTGCTGTTAGTTATTCCAAACAAATTCGGCAGCTTGAAGGAGAGAAGATGGGCTTAGAGGGAACAAATGATGACATCTCTGAGCCATTTTGCAACCTGAGAAAGGCAGCAGCCAGTTCACAACAGAGCTTCCAGAGAATTGCCCTCGAGTTGAATGACCACTTCTTCGTGCCCAGCTCTGCAGAGTATCACGAGGGTAGAGATGTTGGATCTGTGCAGGATGAACGCAAGGAACGATATATCCCTCTATCGAGCCCTCCGAGCATGAATGCTCACGGTGTTCTTGGACAATTTCTCTTTGATGTATGTGTCCCAAAGAATGTTGATAACTGGGATGTCAAATTATCTCCCTCGACAAGCTGGGTATCTTTTACATCTGCACGAAGGCATTCACCTTTCAACCCCATGAAATGCATTCGTCGTTCAAGATTATAA
- the LOC113713751 gene encoding origin of replication complex subunit 2-like, which translates to MEQHDIEEDEFGFSRNYFLAKELGNSGKKSGHKLADIDVVDEQELREALANIEQKHEKEIDELIKTYKSSYQEWVCELRCGFGLLMYGFGSKRTLLEDFASTALTEYSVVVINGYLQSINLKQVVITLAELLCDQLKAQQKFTSRSLHKQQQPFDTRSMDDLIAFLDQHHLEDSDSFICVLVHNIDGPGLRDPDTQQYLARIAACSNIRVVASIDHVNALLLWDKKMVHTQFNWYWHHVPTFAPYKVEGMFLPLILAQGGSSQNVKTASIVLQSLTPNAQSVFKVLAEHQLANPDEEGMPVNNLYATCRERFLVSSQITLNSHLTEFKDHDLVKTRRDTEGQDCLYIPIPNEALEKIIKDTSQ; encoded by the exons ATGGAACAACATGACATCGAAGAGGACGAGTTCGGATTCTCTAGAAATTATTTCTTAGCAAAAGAATTAGGCAATTCCGGTAAGAAATCCGGCCACAAGCTCGCAGATATCGATGTCGTCGATGAACAG GAGCTAAGGGAAGCCCTGGCCAATATCGAGCAAAAACATGAGaaagaaattgatgaattaaTCAAAACTTACAAGAGCTCGTATCAAGAGTGGGTTTGTGAGTTAAG GTGTGGATTTGGGCTTTTGATGTATGGGTTTGGGTCAAAAAGAACATTGCTTGAAGATTTTGCTTCGACTGCATTGACTGAGTATTCTGTTGTTGTAATCAATGGTTATCTTCAGTCCATAAATCTCAAGCAG GTTGTTATAACCTTAGCTGAGCTTCTATGCGATCAATTGAAAGCCCAACAGAAGTTTACATCCAGGAGTTTGCATAAGCAACAACAACCATTTGATACTCGATCAATGGATGATTTAATAGCATTTTTGGATCAACATCACCTGGAGGACAGTGATTCTTTTATCTGTGTTCTTGTCCACAATATTGATGGGCCTGGGTTGCGTGATCCGGACACACAGCAATATCTTGCAAGAATTGCTGCTTGTTCCAATATCCGTGTGGTCGCTTCCATCGACCATGTAAATGCACTTCTTT TGTGGGATAAGAAGATGGTTCACACGCAGTTCAACTGGTATTGGCATCATGTTCCTACCTTTGCTCCATATAAGGTCGAAGGAATGTTTTTGCCTCTCATTCTTGCTCAGGGTGGGAGCTCCCAGAATGTCAAGACAGCTTCAATTGTCTTGCAGAGTTTGACGCCCAATGCTCAAAGTGTTTTTAAAGTGCTAGCAGAACATCAGCTGGCCAATCCTGATGAAGAAG GGATGCCAGTCAATAACCTATACGCAACCTGCCGGGAGCGCTTCCTGGTCAGTAGCCAGATTACTCTGAATTCTCATTTGACAGAATTTAAGGATCATGATTTGGTCAAGACCAGAAGGGATACAGAAGGCCAGGATTGCTTGTACATTCCCATCCCAAATGAAGCACTTGAAAAAATCATAAAAGATACAAGTCAATAG
- the LOC113715148 gene encoding uncharacterized protein isoform X1, which produces MARAEWANYHNNSSSGIYNNGRGKLCSYKRSTLVVCSINIVVALFVLHSLYTSLYRYPYNDSTNAFRYTSDQISKMKESIRIRKESEPTELIKLVEELKKEFLREERVVEVPLSLKQKIADELLLRLRAVNASGNSTVQREAVEGWRKEKLREVRLLTRGKPANSTFLPEEAGVLVRALGSGWAEFSEEIGLWIPLQIIHEEHDDKPEGVDDLDREILPGRQLPPECHAEFHTDYDGAAVKWGLTNPKESAYDCCMACLDQAKMAKPNEKKCNIWVYCPSETGCYSPDIYEHKNQECWLKYAEEPKLNFKDRYPDSYRSSHRNVPVTVAWVAGVVSV; this is translated from the exons aTGGCTAGAGCAGAGTGGGCGAATTATCATAATAATAGTAGCAGTGGTATTTATAATAATGGGAGAGGGAAATTGTGTTCGTACAAGAGAAGCACACTTGTGGTTTGTTCAATCAACATTGTTGTTGCCCTTTTTGTGCTCCACTCCCTCTATACTTCTCTTTACCGGTATCCATACAACGATTCAACAAATG CATTTAGGTATACTTCAGATCAGATTAGTAAAATGAAAGAATCAATTAGAATACGAAAGGAATCAGAACCTACAGAGCTTATAAAATTG GTAGAAGAGCTAAAGAAAGAATTTTTACGGGAAGAAAGGGTGGTAGAAGTGCCACTTTCCTTGAAACAAAAGATAGCAGATGAGCTACTGCTAAGATTAAGAGCCGTGAATGCTAGTGGCAACTCAACTGTGCAGCGAG AGGCAGTTGAGGGTTGGCGAAAGGAAAAACTAAGAGAAGTAAGACTGTTGACTCGTGGAAAGCCTGCAAATTCGACTTTTCTGCCTGAAGAAGCTG GAGTGCTTGTAAGAGCTTTAGGGTCTGGTTGGGCTGAGTTTTCAGAAGAAATTGGTTTGTGGATACCACTCCAAATCATTCATGAAGAGCATGATGACAAGCCTGAGGGTGTGGATGACCTCG ACCGTGAAATTTTGCCTGGACGGCAACTTCCACCCGAATGTCATGCTGAATTCCATACAGATTATGATGGCGCTGCTGTCAAATGGGGTCTTACGAACCCGAAAGAATCGGCATATGATTGTTGTATGGCTTGTTTAGATCAAGCTAAAATGGCCAAGCCAAATGAGAAGAAATGCAACATATGGGTCTATTGTCCATCTGAGACGGGTTGCTATTCACCAGATATTTATGAACACAAAAACCAGGAGTGCTGGCTTAAATAT GctgaagaaccgaaattaaatTTTAAGGACAGATACCCTGACTCTTATAGAAGTAGCCACCGGAATGTACCGGTTACTGTTGCATGGGTTGCAGGTGTGGTTAGTGTATAA
- the LOC113715148 gene encoding uncharacterized protein isoform X2, with amino-acid sequence MGEGNCVRTREAHLWFVQSTLLLPFLCSTPSILLFTGIHTTIQQMVEELKKEFLREERVVEVPLSLKQKIADELLLRLRAVNASGNSTVQREAVEGWRKEKLREVRLLTRGKPANSTFLPEEAGVLVRALGSGWAEFSEEIGLWIPLQIIHEEHDDKPEGVDDLDREILPGRQLPPECHAEFHTDYDGAAVKWGLTNPKESAYDCCMACLDQAKMAKPNEKKCNIWVYCPSETGCYSPDIYEHKNQECWLKYAEEPKLNFKDRYPDSYRSSHRNVPVTVAWVAGVVSV; translated from the exons ATGGGAGAGGGAAATTGTGTTCGTACAAGAGAAGCACACTTGTGGTTTGTTCAATCAACATTGTTGTTGCCCTTTTTGTGCTCCACTCCCTCTATACTTCTCTTTACCGGTATCCATACAACGATTCAACAAATG GTAGAAGAGCTAAAGAAAGAATTTTTACGGGAAGAAAGGGTGGTAGAAGTGCCACTTTCCTTGAAACAAAAGATAGCAGATGAGCTACTGCTAAGATTAAGAGCCGTGAATGCTAGTGGCAACTCAACTGTGCAGCGAG AGGCAGTTGAGGGTTGGCGAAAGGAAAAACTAAGAGAAGTAAGACTGTTGACTCGTGGAAAGCCTGCAAATTCGACTTTTCTGCCTGAAGAAGCTG GAGTGCTTGTAAGAGCTTTAGGGTCTGGTTGGGCTGAGTTTTCAGAAGAAATTGGTTTGTGGATACCACTCCAAATCATTCATGAAGAGCATGATGACAAGCCTGAGGGTGTGGATGACCTCG ACCGTGAAATTTTGCCTGGACGGCAACTTCCACCCGAATGTCATGCTGAATTCCATACAGATTATGATGGCGCTGCTGTCAAATGGGGTCTTACGAACCCGAAAGAATCGGCATATGATTGTTGTATGGCTTGTTTAGATCAAGCTAAAATGGCCAAGCCAAATGAGAAGAAATGCAACATATGGGTCTATTGTCCATCTGAGACGGGTTGCTATTCACCAGATATTTATGAACACAAAAACCAGGAGTGCTGGCTTAAATAT GctgaagaaccgaaattaaatTTTAAGGACAGATACCCTGACTCTTATAGAAGTAGCCACCGGAATGTACCGGTTACTGTTGCATGGGTTGCAGGTGTGGTTAGTGTATAA
- the LOC113713498 gene encoding uncharacterized protein: protein MIISGNLIERTYYEILGLKEDATYEQIRSSYRSSILSSHPDKLLKEREKLNPEHKSGDRFMELQRAWETLSNPRSRAIYDSELHTLRQDAVTSEDVSLEDLTVEEADDSLELSYSCRCGDYFVIDSSELTEIGYPLSRNGNTITLHTTKSSQASIILPCGSCSLKIRLLINSDVKLHIDGHS, encoded by the coding sequence ATGATCATCAGTGGGAACTTGATCGAGCGAACCTACTACGAAATCCTTGGTTTGAAAGAAGATGCAACCTATGAACAGATCCGGTCAAGCTATCGCTCTTCCATCCTTAGTTCTCATCCTGATAAACTGCTAAAGGAACGTGAAAAACTGAATCCTGAGCACAAGTCTGGTGACAGATTCATGGAGTTACAGCGAGCTTGGGAAACCCTCAGCAACCCAAGGTCTCGTGCCATTTATGACAGTGAACTGCATACTTTGAGGCAGGATGCAGTGACTTCTGAAGATGTTAGCTTGGAGGATCTTACAGTTGAAGAAGCTGATGATAGTTTAGAGCTTTCTTATAGTTGCAGGTGTGGTGATTACTTTGTAATTGATTCTTCAGAGTTGACAGAGATTGGCTATCCATTGTCAAGAAACGGGAATACAATCACTTTAcacacaacaaaatcttcgcaAGCATCTATTATTCTTCCCTGTGGATCTTGCTCTCTTAAAATCCGTTTGTTGATCAATTCAGATGTTAAGCTTCACATTGA